The genomic segment CAGGGGAGGAATCCAGAGTCCAGCCCCACCAGGCCCTGATCTCCAGACCCCTGTCCCTCACCTTCTCTTTGCTGCTGGGGCAGGGCTGAAGGTTGCTGGGGAAAAGTTGTGCTCACTGGGGCATAGGCCGACGGATAGGCTGCTGGAGACAGAGGTGGGAGTGGGCGGTGACCCCGGGGAGCCATCCGCCAAGCAGGGCCCCACCTGCCTGGCCGCCTTTGACCAATTCAACCAGTCCACAGAAATCCTCACCCCTTGAAAGGTCGTTCTAGGTCCAAGGGTGGGGGAATGGAGAGTCGACTCCTCAGAACCgagccacccccccccacacacaaatctCCCTATTACTTTCTGGGGCCCATCAAACCTCCCAGGCCGCGTAGCGCCCAGTGAAACCTGCGTAGTGGTGCATCCCAGCGTAGGCCTGCTGCAGGGGGTCAGCCACGCCGGGActctgggctggggagagaggggcgCACGGCCCACAGTGAAGGTGGGCTGGCGGGCAGGGTCAAGTGAGAGCTCAGGGAGTGTGGAGGGAGGCTGTGAGAggcagcagggaaggaggaggggtccCTTCTCAGGGAGGCCAGGCCctgccaccaccctccccccagctccccccccccacttcatTTTGGGGGAGATTTGGGCGGAGCGGGGGGCCCACCTGGGTAAGGAGAGAGCCCGTTATTGTAGAGACTGTCCGATCCGGGTTGCCCGTTGGTCTGGGGGGTCAGGGGGCCGAATCCATTGACCCCGATGGGCGCTGGGAGACCCGGCAGCGTGCCGGGGCCGCCGCCGGGCGGGGAGTTGGCTGCAGGTGGCGAGGAGGTGGGAGAGTCaggccgcggccccgccccgccccgccccgcccccccgccgcgGCCTCGCCCCCACGCCACCCTGCGCGCAGTACCTGCCGCGGGCAAGAGCGGCGCGGCCACCAGGCTGAAGGCCGCCACGTGCTGCATCTGCGCCGCCACTGCGGCCACCGGGCCTAGGCCCGGGCCCTGCGCCGCCGCCAGCAGGGCCGCCTGGTGCTGCAGGATCTTTGGCAGGGAAGAAGGGCGGATGTGGAGCGCCCAGCGGCGGGCAGCTGCCCCGGCTCCGGACCCCTCCGCCCGGCTCACCCACTGcccgcccgcgcccgcccgcccgcccgcccgccaggGCCAGGCACCCACCGCGGTGGTGTAGGCTCCGCAGGCCCCGAGAGGCAGCGGCGCCGGGTGGAAGGCGCCCAGCTGGCCGGCCATCTGCTGCATCCGCCGCAGCGCGCGCTCGCGGTCCGTGTCCGCCAGCTTGACCACGAGGCTGGACGAGGCGCCCTGGGTAAGGCAGGGGAGGCTGCAAGGACCCGTCTAGACCCCAGCCCTGAACCTGGGCCAAGCGTCTTGCTCATTAGGCCCTATCACCAGGCATGTGGGCAGGACGAGCCCGTCCCCACCCCACTGGCCTCACCCTGGGCCCCCCGGCGCCCACCCTCACCGCCATGGTCCGGCTGCCGTGCAGACTCTGGATGGCCGCCTGAGCTTCCCCTTGACTTCCGAACTTCACAAAGGCACAGCCTGGGGCAGGATAGAGGTGGCTCAGGTCACAGAGGCCAAAGGGTCATGTGGTCCAGAGTGAGGCAGGGTCATCAGAGAATCCGGGGGTCAGCTCAAGTCACCTTTACTGGTGCCATCAGGGCTCCGCAAGACGGTGCATTCCTCGATATGGCCGAAGGGCTGGAATAGGCGTCTGACGTCCTCCTCACCCTGCTGCTTGCCCAGCATCCCCACAAACAGCTTTCGGTCCTCTGGGGACAAATCCAGGAGTCACCTGGGAACCCTAAGACCTCTTGGACTCCCCAGAGTAGCAGGAGGAGCCTAGGAAGGTAGTTAACCACCGTCTAGGTCCGGGAAGAGGTGTAGGGAGTGAGAAAGCCCTACTCACTTGGGGCCACAAGGTTGGATTTCTTTGAGGGGCAGAATGACCCACAGACAGATCTGGAGGAAAGAAACTCCAGATTTCCATCAGGAAAACCTGGGTCCTGGAAGAACTCTGACTCATGTCTGCTCTTGTGGGGTGTGATTCAGTCCATATTTTTGGTTGGATGGATCCCTAAATGCATGATTTTATATGTTTGACCTTTCTGTTCTTAGACTTTGGGAAATGCTATTTTGGACCATTTCAGCCCGATTAAGGGAGAGGGGTCCTCAGAGGAGTCCTTGTATTCATACTGGGTCTGGAGAAGATAAGTACACCCTCCCAATAAGCCTGATGGCAGTGGCTAGAGTCCAGGATtctgggtcaaaaaaaaaaaacagcacagaaAGAGTTGTCTCATTGTACTGCCTCATCCCCAGACACTGAGCACTGGAATGAtgaatccccacccccagcatcaaACTCAACCTGGGTGTCCCTCCCAGAGGCCTAAAGAGGACAGGAAGCCTGGGTTCCTGATCCTCCAACACTGGCATTTTCCCTACTACACTTACTCAACCCCTGACCCCTTTCCTTACCTCCCTTATTCCCTCACTGAACTTCCGGGGACCTCACTGagccctgcttcctcccctctgACTTCCCGTTTTCCTGCCTTGATCTCTCCTCAGGTGTTCATGCTATGGGAGAACAAGTTCTGCCTATAGACCTGGATGGCCACCTGAGGATCCTTTCCGGTGTCCGCCCTTCCTGTAAGGGTGGTAGAAAGGCCAGGAAAGGGGCTGCAAGCTGGGCCTGTGCCCTTGGAGAAAgctggagagctggggctggaaacCAGAGGTTAGCTGCACCTCAAGCAAGTCAGGCCTTAGGAGCACTACCCAGGAGTGTGTTGTAGAGGAGCCCAGCCCACAGGTCCTGCTGTCAAACCCCTCTCATTTCTGCACCAAGGCAAGTCTCTGAATTTGAGATGGGGCTTCATCAGCGTGACACAAGTTGGGAGAGAAGGAGTGGGTGGGAATCTGGCTTCAGGCTTCACCTTTGAGATCCTGGAGCCCAAGAAAACCCATCCCAAACTCCTTTACTCTTTGACAAGCTTGGCTAGGCTGATAGGAGTCCTTGGATCCTGAGTGCAAAGGAAGCAAGGCTGGTGAAGCTCATGTAGACTGAAGCCTGGGTGACagtgaaaagcaaaaacagactgACGGAAATTAGCAGTGGAGGGACTCTCCGACAAggctatgtgtgtgtgtccatattTCACCTGGATAGTGTGGGGTTCAGCCTAGGCTACCCGAGGTACCTTGGTACCTGTCACCTGCCTGTCAATGCTGTATCtgtgtggagggcaggggctgtggctTCTATGGGACAGAGTGTATTTCAGTTGAATCCTGCCCTCTCTCCAGCTGATTACTGCCCAGAAACCCCAATGGAGAAGGAATAGATAATGTACTTATGGCCAGAATTCCAGTGGAGGTACCAACCTTCTGTGGTGAGAGTACAAACCAGTGAGTGTACTTCACTCCTGGGAGTGTTAGTCACAGAATAGTGCCTTTGGAATGGATCACTGGTttcctaactttttaaaaaaagctgtgaAATCCATTGTTCTAACAAAAATATTAGGATGAAGctcaaaatgtaaaagaaaagtaGAACTGTTTGGAGTAAGCCAGAAAAGTAGAAGGAGGACTGGAGTTCCTCTTGCTTCGCCTTCCCCCGGTACTCCCTAGAGGGGGCTCCAAGGAAAGTCCTTTGTAAACCACTGACCTAAAAGCTAGAGAATAGAATTCCACATGGTGTATAAAGAGGGATCTGAGATCATTCTGTTCAGGAACCTGAGAAGACAGGAAAGGTCTTTCATGATTCTCTTGATTAATCTGATGGTAGCTTTGCCTTGACATTGGAAGGCAGACCCTATTTGGTCAGGGAATCAAACCCTCTGAGGTTGTTATTGTTCTGAGCTACGAAACTAAAGTATGCCAATGCATCTATAAGAGGTCCGGGAGGGGCTGGAGAAGATCCTAGGGTCTCCAGAGTTCCAGGGCTTCATGATACCTTAATTTATACTGTAGCTGTGACATTGGGTAAGGTCTACAGGATGATGATAGCACCTAGGTAAGCAGTCATGCCACATGGAACAGCATCCAGGTAGCCCTAGGTAAGAAGAGAGATGCCATGGCTGAGATGGAGCCCCCAGGACAGAAAAGAGGTTTGTGTGGACAGTGGTCTGATCTTTCATCTGCTCTCCTCTTACTGCTTTTTTTGGTCAGTTACAGCTCATGTCACAGACCATGAAATTCTCTGATCCTTCTTTTCCAATGAGAGTCTCCCAAATTAagaatttccatttccatgatAGGACACTAACCCTGTGGTTCTGGACTACTAGGCTGTACAGAATTTGACATTGAAATGAGGTTGGGCTATGGGCTGGTCTCTATgctgcccatttcacagatgtcaCCTTGAATCCTGGTGTCCTCTTTTGCCACTTTACAGTGACCTTGATGATTTTGACAGGAGGATGATCTGGGTCACAGTGAATATAAGCATCAGATGATCCTGAAATGGTGGGATAAGTTTCTTAAGAGACCTGGTCAAAGAGAACTACAGGCTAACTCCTGAGAGTGGCCCCCAAATCCACAGTCCCGAAGATTCTGAGGGCTGATGCATGCTCCCAGAGACATGATGATGATGGGATTTAGCCCAGAAAAATTCAGTATCCTCTAGGTCAAACTCTACCAGTCGGTAAAAAGAGGATTCTGTATGAGGGAGGTCAGAAATGTCTGAATAAATTCATTCCGTGAGTGGTGGGTGGGTCCCTTGAAAGATGGAAATATCAAACAGGGAGCTTCAGCTTTCCTGCAGTGCACGGAATTGGAAGTTAGCATCAGTGTGGAGTTGAAGCACAGTTGGAAAGACACACAGTTGAATGGTATAactgcattttcctgatggcaACCAATGTGTACTCTTTGCTCTTCTGCCAAATGCGTTTTTGAACCCAAATCAAGTTGTTTGGACTCTAGAGGTTCATCTCCATAAAGCTGCCTTGTGCAGCTGGTCATACAGGGGTTCTAATGTAGCAAATTGATAGGGCTGAAAGCCCAGAGTCAGAGTCAGTCCACTTCATCTTCCTCAGGAAAGGTATCAAGATGTGTTCTAGAAAGAAGGCTCTGTCTCAAGGTGGCCTGAAGGAGTTCCCGAGGTGCCCAAGTTTCTGGCTTCTAGGCCCCTCACAGCCACTAACTTCCATGTTGGTGGGATATTATGATTATAGAAACTGCAGGGACAAGGTTTCAGCATCGGGGTACCAACCAccaaactgatcctaaaattaCCAGTCCACCTTTCCATTCAAAAACCAATCCAGGAGATCCTGTTGATGGCAGCATTTGATGCCCTGACGTTCTTAGTGATGACTGCAGCATAACGAGCCAAGGAAGACTAGGAAATGAGTGAAGGAAATATCCAGGGGAAACAAAGTCTCCTGATCAAATCTGAGTATCAAGGAGGGCTttaattccaaaagaaaactgttagaactaagaaacaagttcagcaaagttttataaaaaaagaatcaacaaagggacttccctggtggtccagtgggtaagactctgtgctcccaatgtagggggcccaggttcaatccctggttgggtactagatcccatatgcatgctgcaactgaaggtcccatgtgctgcaactaagacttggcatagccaaaataaataaataaatattttttaaaaaatcaacaaaaaaatcagttgtgtttctatatactagcaatgaacaatctgaaaatgaaattaagaaaactattcCACCtataatagtatcaaaaagaataaaaaccttaGGAGTAAATTTAAGCAAGCATGCAAAAGACTTGTATcatgaaaactataaagcatagctgaaaaaaattgaagaagacacaaataaatggaagacATCTGATGTTCATGAATTGAAAAACTTAACATTGTtagatgtcaatactacccaaagcaatctacagatttaatgcaatccctatgaaaatcccagtggcatttttttaagaaatagaaaaactgatcctaaaattcatatggaatctcaagagaccctgaatagccaaataaTCTTGGGGGAAATAGAATTTTGGAGGCCTCAgactacctgatttcaaaacttatcacaaagctacagtaatcaaagtgtggtactagcataaaGAGAGACATTTAGACCAATGGAGtagaatagagaggccagaagTAAACCCtcatatatatggtcaaatgattttcgaCAAGAGTgccagtcttttcaacaaatgatgctgagaaaactggatatctacatacAAAAGAGTGAAGTTGGAACCTTATATTGTACTGTATacaataattaaatgaaaatggatcaaagacaaaCATAaatgctaaaactataaaattcctagaagaaacaGGGGGAAATCTTCAGGATCTTgcatttggcagtgatttcttggatatgacaccaaaagcacaggttaCTAGAAATTTTGGACtacattacattttaaaactacTGCACGTCAAGCAAAGGACACAATCAGGGTGAAacggcaacctacagaatgggagaaaatatttgcaaactgtattTCTGATAAGagtttaatatccagaatatataaagagctcctgtgactcaacaacaaaaatacttcaattttaaaaaaatgagcaaaagatctgaatagacagttctccagGGAAGATATACAATGACCAAgtagtatatgaaaagatgttcaacatcattaataatttaaatagtgcagagacttccctggtggtgcaatggttaagaatctgcctggcagggggcacgggtttgagccctggtctgggaagaccccacatgccacagagcaactaagacaataagccacaactactgaacccaagtgccacaactactgaagcctgtgtgcctagagcccatgctctgcaacaagagaaaccaccacactgagaagctcacacacctcaataaagaccccatgcagccaaaaaaaagaaaaaagaaagaaagaaaaaaataaagtgtaaattaaaactacaatgagatgtcaACTCACACCCATTAAGATGACTGCTATaaaaaagtggggaggggagaaaataagtgttggtaaggatgtagtgaaattgtgtatgtatgtgcactGATGTAGaatggtagagccactatggaaaacagtacagcagttcctccaaaaattaaaaatagaattgccatattaTCACAATACCAGTTCTTGATGTATatccaaaaaattgaaagcagagtctcaaagagatatttgtacactcatgttcacagtagcattatccacaatagtcaaaaggtcgaagcaacctaaatgtcttatcaaccaatgaatggataaacaaaatatggtatatatgtacaatggaatatcatttgacttttaaaaaggaaggagattctgacacttgctgcaacatggatgaacgtggaagacgttatgctaagtgatataagccagtcacaaaaagacaaatactgtatgattttacttatatgagTTATCTAGATTAGTCCAACTCAAAGAAacagtagaatggtagttgccaggggctggaaggagggagaaatggagagttGTTggttaatgggtacagagtttgaGTTTTGTAAGatggaaaaagttctggaggttgcacagcaatgtgaatactGCTAACAGTATTgaactgtactcttaaaaatggTGAAGATAGTAAAGATTATGTTATGTCTGCTTTACccccaattaaaacaaaatgcagtGAAGGAGGCCTGAAAAATAGGGACTTAGACTAAGAAAGAACCGAGACTCCACTGTTCCTTCATCCTGATCCAGGAGAGCTAGGAGGCAAGTAAAAAAGGTAGACCAAGCCTGGGCTTTCAGATTCCCTTAAGAGAGAATATCTCAGCCTCCgagatgcatttttcttttgtgggCTATACACCTGTACCTGAAGGGCTTGTCAGAGGTTCAGCCATAACCATGGCCTAAAAGTGTTACAACAATTAGCTTTGGGTAATCTGCTCTGAGTCAAGCCGAAGGAAAGCACCACTCTTTACCTTTGGAGGTGGAATGCATTTCAGGAAGTGAAACATTAACTTGACATTACCAGGTCTTAAGGAGTTCTATAAGAGTTATCCAGTCAGGTTTTAGTTGAAAGAAtactttttagaataaaatcagTGTGAAGATCAAAGACACATATGAGTGTCAAGTGACTGACAGAACAGTTGTTGAGATCCGTGTCTGATTTAGGTCAGAGAATATGTCCCAGTattaagaaattttgaaaattctagCTCAAAATTTAACTTTAAGTCAAAGTTTAGTTTTTAAACACTGAGTAAAATAGaatcctagaaaaaaaaattggaaaagatggCTTAGTTAGATAGTAATGTATATTTATTACTCAAAATCCAGGCTGATATTTAACCAAGCCCTTGCATATTCAGGCAGAAATTACTTAAACAATTATAGGATGGATATAGGAGGGTTGATGTGATGACAGATAATTGGCTTTTGAGTTAAACCAAATTTGAAGATTAAAAAGTAGATGCATCGCCTCagagaatgttttaaattataaagttaaaaaaaaaccttaaagtgAAAAAATTCCATGGATTTATTACTTAAACTATTTCTGTACCTTAGCCATCTTGGATAGGCATCTTGCTGAGTAAAAAATAcagccaagggacttccctggtgccacagtggttaagaatctgcctgccaacgcaggggacatgagttcgatccctgccccgggaagatcccacatgctgcagagcaactaagcccatgtgccacaactattgagcacatgtgccacaactcctgaagcccatgtgcctagagcctgtgctctgcaacaagagaagccacttcagtgaggagcccgtgcaccacaatgaagagtagcccctgctcactgcaactggagaaagcccgtgtgcagcaacaaagacccaatgcaaccaaaaaaaaaaaaaaaaaatacagccaagTTGGGGAAAGGAACAAGCAGAGCAATCACAATTGTGATTTATGAATTTATTGgttttatgttataaaatttgaaagataggaaagaaaatacaggcaTTCAATGCTTTTGAAGATTTTGCCTTAGAACTAAAAAATACTTTTCCTGTAAGATCGGTACTTACAGTTTAACTTATTTTTAGTGTTTCCATAATAGAGATAATCTAAGTTAGGAAAAATCAACCACAGGGTCCATGctgaagagcaaataaaatagtTCTATTTAGTTATCATTGTCTGAGGAATTTGGGGATCCCTAGCTCTGACCTCACGTAATTTGAGGttaacattttgaaatacatGAGCCTTGGATTTTCATTTAGGCAAACATTTTAATGTTCACATTCAAATAAATCCAAATGCTGAGGGAAAAGTTTTTTGGCACTATgtatatttaagttaaaaatggGCACCTTTGCTATATTATGAGataatttcattttggaaaattagATTAATTTTCCCTTAAGAGTATATTGTTCAATGCCACAGGATG from the Hippopotamus amphibius kiboko isolate mHipAmp2 chromosome 2, mHipAmp2.hap2, whole genome shotgun sequence genome contains:
- the CELF6 gene encoding CUGBP Elav-like family member 6 — its product is MAAAPGGSAPPAGPGPRLGFSTADSGVGMSGLNPGPAVPMKDHDAIKLFVGQIPRGLDEQDLKPLFEEFGRIYELTVLKDRLTGLHKGCAFLTYCARDSALKAQSALHEQKTLPGMNRPIQVKPAASEGRGEDRKLFVGMLGKQQGEEDVRRLFQPFGHIEECTVLRSPDGTSKGCAFVKFGSQGEAQAAIQSLHGSRTMAGASSSLVVKLADTDRERALRRMQQMAGQLGAFHPAPLPLGACGAYTTAILQHQAALLAAAQGPGLGPVAAVAAQMQHVAAFSLVAAPLLPAAANSPPGGGPGTLPGLPAPIGVNGFGPLTPQTNGQPGSDSLYNNGLSPYPAQSPGVADPLQQAYAGMHHYAAAYPSAYAPVSTTFPQQPSALPQQQREGPEGCNLFIYHLPQEFGDAELIQTFLPFGAVVSAKVFVDRATNQSKCFGFVSFDNPTSAQTAIQAMNGFQIGMKRLKVQLKRPKDANRPY